From Temnothorax longispinosus isolate EJ_2023e chromosome 3, Tlon_JGU_v1, whole genome shotgun sequence, one genomic window encodes:
- the LOC139810388 gene encoding outer dynein arm-docking complex subunit 3 isoform X1 → MSEHQTLSAAENKLNELNKKIVEIKKKIQLSEGQRKANFEEYDAKKRENAQKISDLKKKVKELYVKYARAKNNKEAMDRAALLSRDSIACVNKCNLEEIINTASENNVRLRKKLDLIKYEKEKHERTLNILQTESKELAHRRGHCVFKKKTENPMKKKIETLEVQLEHIRMMQIKANIARMKYRSVCSELKEKSVFYVSSLKDLEDGIKQQENEIKRLQGVKEEAIELKDSTQETLVKEEIEETNSSKKRDSVIKEYRQRVSDRKMELERLERMIFQTRPRDDFETRGKSRVQIQEDMIKDELARLEEAFAKLRSATGVSRSEEVLNRFLGQQATKESLQKMRTATEQEKMELEKKRQELNVEIETRKFSETKSAEQNAEVTAKLNSQIDEQRSRKERAESASRRICELLNEVTGILYKLCEKFQDVTDTPLFEDIKMDDTLAIIEMLTNKVKHGMDVLSASEKYIETMDEALLDKVETMSIATTSVEGKTMRVNSSGPLFPRFPSCVTPAAPLSEDEDEVPSRNVLKRQAQLLVDTKSRRKGFSFRR, encoded by the exons ATGTCCGAACATCAGACTCTATCCGCCGCCGAGAACAAGCTGAACGAGCTCAATAAAAAGATCGTCGagatcaagaaaaaaatccaGTTGTCAG aggGTCAAAGAAAGGCCAATTTTGAGGAATACGATGCAAAGAAACGTGAAAACGctcaaaaaatttctgatcTCAAGAAGAAAGTTAAAGAACTTTACGTCAAATATGCGAGAGCAAAAAAT aataaagaaGCGATGGACCGCGCGGCTCTGCTCAGCCGCGATTCTATAGCTTGCGTAAACAAATGCAATTTGgaagaaattataaacacGGCAAGTGAGAACAACGTGCGTCTAAGAAAGAAGctggatttaattaaatatgaaaaagagaAG CATGAACGTACCTTGAACATTTTGCAAACAGAAAGTAAAGAACTGGCGCATAGGCGCGGTCATTGCGTGTTCAAAAAGAAGACGGAAAATCCTATGAAGAAG AAGATCGAGACTTTGGAAGTACAGCTGGAGCATATCCGAATGATGCAAATTAAGGCAAATATCGCGCGCATGAAATACCGTTCCGTTTGCTCCGAGTTAAAAGAGAAATCAGTCTTTTACGTTTCTTCCTTGAAAGATTTGGAAGACGGCATAAAGCAACAGGAAAACGAGATCAAGCGCTTACAG GGAGTGAAGGAAGAAGCTATAGAACTGAAAGACAGCACTCAAGAGACACTGGTGAAAGAGGAAATCGAGGAAACAAATTCCAGCAAAAAACGCGACTCTGTCATCAAGGAGTATAG GCAGCGCGTGTCGGACCGAAAGATGGAATTGGAGCGGTTGGAGCGCATGATATTCCAAACCCGTCCGCGTGATGATTTCGAAACACGTGGGAAAAGTCGTGTACAGATACAAGAGGACATGATCAAGGACGAGCTGGCGCGTCTGGAGGAGGCGTTCGCCAAGTTGCGGAGCGCCACCGGAGTGTCCAGGTCCGAGGAAGTTTTGAACCGGTTTCTGGGTCAACAGGCGACCAAAGAGAGTCTGCAGAAAATGCGAACGGCCACGGAACAGGAGAAGATGGAGTTGGAAAAGAAGAGACAGGAGCTCAACGTCGAGATAGAGacaagaaaattttcagaaaCGAAGAGTGCCGAACA aaacgCAGAAGTAACGGCAAAACTCAACTCGCAAATCGATGAACAGCGATCTCGCAAGGAGAGAGCTGAGAGTGCAAGTCGACGAATCTGCGAGCTCTTAAATGAAGTAACTGGTATACTGTACAAACTATGTGAGAAGTTCCAG GATGTTACAGATACTCCTCTATTTGAGGATATTAAAATGGATGATACTTTAGCAATTATCGAAATGCTAACCAATAAAGTCAAACATGGAATGGATGTTTTAAGCGCatccgaaaaatatattgaaacgATGGACGAAGCCTTGTTAGACAAG GTAGAAACAATGTCGATCGCTACAACTTCGGTAGAAGGCAAAACAATGCGTGTAAACAGCAGTGGGCCATTGTTTCCAAGGTTTCCATCTTGTGTGACTCCGGCTGCTCCCCTCTcggaggacgaggacgaagtCCCATCACGAAATGTATTGAAAAGACAGGCGCAGTTGCTCGTCGATACCAAGAGCCGTCGTAAAGGATTCTCTTTcagaagataa
- the LOC139810388 gene encoding uncharacterized protein isoform X2 — MDRAALLSRDSIACVNKCNLEEIINTASENNVRLRKKLDLIKYEKEKHERTLNILQTESKELAHRRGHCVFKKKTENPMKKKIETLEVQLEHIRMMQIKANIARMKYRSVCSELKEKSVFYVSSLKDLEDGIKQQENEIKRLQGVKEEAIELKDSTQETLVKEEIEETNSSKKRDSVIKEYRQRVSDRKMELERLERMIFQTRPRDDFETRGKSRVQIQEDMIKDELARLEEAFAKLRSATGVSRSEEVLNRFLGQQATKESLQKMRTATEQEKMELEKKRQELNVEIETRKFSETKSAEQNAEVTAKLNSQIDEQRSRKERAESASRRICELLNEVTGILYKLCEKFQDVTDTPLFEDIKMDDTLAIIEMLTNKVKHGMDVLSASEKYIETMDEALLDKVETMSIATTSVEGKTMRVNSSGPLFPRFPSCVTPAAPLSEDEDEVPSRNVLKRQAQLLVDTKSRRKGFSFRR; from the exons ATGGACCGCGCGGCTCTGCTCAGCCGCGATTCTATAGCTTGCGTAAACAAATGCAATTTGgaagaaattataaacacGGCAAGTGAGAACAACGTGCGTCTAAGAAAGAAGctggatttaattaaatatgaaaaagagaAG CATGAACGTACCTTGAACATTTTGCAAACAGAAAGTAAAGAACTGGCGCATAGGCGCGGTCATTGCGTGTTCAAAAAGAAGACGGAAAATCCTATGAAGAAG AAGATCGAGACTTTGGAAGTACAGCTGGAGCATATCCGAATGATGCAAATTAAGGCAAATATCGCGCGCATGAAATACCGTTCCGTTTGCTCCGAGTTAAAAGAGAAATCAGTCTTTTACGTTTCTTCCTTGAAAGATTTGGAAGACGGCATAAAGCAACAGGAAAACGAGATCAAGCGCTTACAG GGAGTGAAGGAAGAAGCTATAGAACTGAAAGACAGCACTCAAGAGACACTGGTGAAAGAGGAAATCGAGGAAACAAATTCCAGCAAAAAACGCGACTCTGTCATCAAGGAGTATAG GCAGCGCGTGTCGGACCGAAAGATGGAATTGGAGCGGTTGGAGCGCATGATATTCCAAACCCGTCCGCGTGATGATTTCGAAACACGTGGGAAAAGTCGTGTACAGATACAAGAGGACATGATCAAGGACGAGCTGGCGCGTCTGGAGGAGGCGTTCGCCAAGTTGCGGAGCGCCACCGGAGTGTCCAGGTCCGAGGAAGTTTTGAACCGGTTTCTGGGTCAACAGGCGACCAAAGAGAGTCTGCAGAAAATGCGAACGGCCACGGAACAGGAGAAGATGGAGTTGGAAAAGAAGAGACAGGAGCTCAACGTCGAGATAGAGacaagaaaattttcagaaaCGAAGAGTGCCGAACA aaacgCAGAAGTAACGGCAAAACTCAACTCGCAAATCGATGAACAGCGATCTCGCAAGGAGAGAGCTGAGAGTGCAAGTCGACGAATCTGCGAGCTCTTAAATGAAGTAACTGGTATACTGTACAAACTATGTGAGAAGTTCCAG GATGTTACAGATACTCCTCTATTTGAGGATATTAAAATGGATGATACTTTAGCAATTATCGAAATGCTAACCAATAAAGTCAAACATGGAATGGATGTTTTAAGCGCatccgaaaaatatattgaaacgATGGACGAAGCCTTGTTAGACAAG GTAGAAACAATGTCGATCGCTACAACTTCGGTAGAAGGCAAAACAATGCGTGTAAACAGCAGTGGGCCATTGTTTCCAAGGTTTCCATCTTGTGTGACTCCGGCTGCTCCCCTCTcggaggacgaggacgaagtCCCATCACGAAATGTATTGAAAAGACAGGCGCAGTTGCTCGTCGATACCAAGAGCCGTCGTAAAGGATTCTCTTTcagaagataa
- the LOC139809496 gene encoding ribosomal RNA small subunit methyltransferase NEP1, translated as MGNKRKNHDENDYEYDPAPKHLQIGHIKKQEKRLIVILENAQLESVKVGSAFELLNCDDHTNILKKYNRDPGTCRPDITHQCLLMLMDSPLNRAGLLQVYVHTEKNVLIEINPQTRIPRTFKRFAGLMVQLLHKYGVRASDGPMKLLKVIKNPVTNHLPVGCRKILMSFNASKVLNPRELVPAEDPIAIVVGAMAHGQVKTDYIEDTFSISNYPLSGAVACSKLCTAFEEVWRIV; from the exons ATGGGaaacaaaaggaaaaaccATGACGAGAATGATTACGAATATGATCCAGCTCCTAAGCATTTGCAAATAGGTCATATCAAGAAACAAGAGAAGCGTCTTATCGTTATATTGGAAAATGCTCAACTGGAATCTGTGAAG GTTGGAAGTGCTTTTGAACTGTTGAACTGCGATGATCACACAAacattttgaagaaatataatCGTGATCCGGGCACGTGCAGGCCAGACATCACTCATCAGTGTCTGTTAATGTTAATGGACAGTCCGCTAAATCGAGCTGGATTGTTGCAAGTCTATGTACAtacggaaaaaaatgtattgataGAAATTAATCCACAAACCAGGATACCAAGAACATTCAAGCGCTTTGCTGGATTGATGG TACAACTATTACACAAATATGGTGTCAGAGCATCTGATGGACCAATGAAGCTTCTTAAAGTGATTAAGAATCCTGTTACGAATCACTTACCAGTTGGTTGTCGTAAGATATTGATGTCGTTTAACGCGAGCAAAGTACTGAATCCACGAGAACTTGTACCTGCTGAAGATCCCATTGCTATTGTAGTTGGAGCTATGGCGCACGGCCAA GTCAAAACGGATTACATAGAAGATACTTTCTCAATCAGTAATTATCCTCTCTCGGGCGCCGTCGCATGTAGTAAATTATGTACAGCATTTGAAGAAGTTTGGAGAATTGTCTAA